From one Gallionella capsiferriformans ES-2 genomic stretch:
- a CDS encoding 3-deoxy-7-phosphoheptulonate synthase, producing the protein MILILSSTVSEKPQEYQALLSHLAGLPGIQTRVHVERGDEQSVTELYLIGNTKSLDIADMQSLPGVERVVRVSEEYRILGRHRDDQRPTHFEYNGVRFGQDTLNVFAGLCAVDNREHVEIMLKALRDNGQVCTRMGAYKPRTSPYAFQGHGKNCLPYVFELAGKYGIRVMAMEITHESHVDEINEALHQTGEATGVMLQIGTRNTQNFELLKIVGRQTKMPVLLKRGFGITLDESLNAAEYLASEGNRNVVFCLRGMKTNMADPHRNFVDFAHVPVVKRLTRMPVCVDPSHSVGSRAASPDGIMDMMHVTAQGVLAGANMVLVDFHPQPPKALVDGPQAMLLDELPYFLEDVQIARDAYLARVALRERQN; encoded by the coding sequence ATGATACTTATTTTAAGTTCGACCGTTTCCGAAAAACCGCAGGAATATCAGGCGTTGCTCTCGCATCTGGCGGGCCTGCCCGGGATACAGACGCGCGTGCATGTGGAGCGGGGTGATGAACAGAGCGTCACGGAGCTGTATTTAATCGGCAATACAAAATCGTTGGATATCGCGGATATGCAAAGCCTGCCGGGCGTTGAGCGTGTCGTGCGCGTCTCGGAGGAATATCGCATCCTCGGGCGGCACCGTGATGATCAGCGTCCCACGCACTTCGAATACAACGGCGTGCGATTCGGTCAAGATACCCTGAATGTCTTCGCCGGTCTGTGTGCGGTGGATAATCGCGAACACGTTGAAATTATGCTCAAAGCCTTGCGCGACAACGGTCAGGTCTGCACCCGGATGGGCGCCTACAAGCCGCGCACCAGTCCTTACGCATTTCAGGGGCACGGCAAGAATTGTCTGCCTTATGTCTTCGAACTGGCGGGCAAGTATGGAATTCGTGTGATGGCGATGGAAATCACCCACGAGTCGCATGTCGATGAAATCAACGAGGCGTTGCATCAGACGGGGGAGGCGACCGGCGTGATGCTGCAAATTGGCACGCGCAATACGCAAAATTTCGAGTTGCTCAAAATCGTTGGACGCCAGACCAAGATGCCGGTGTTGCTCAAACGCGGATTCGGTATCACGCTGGATGAATCGCTCAATGCGGCGGAGTATCTGGCGTCCGAAGGCAATCGCAATGTGGTGTTCTGTCTGCGCGGAATGAAGACTAATATGGCCGATCCGCACCGGAATTTTGTTGATTTCGCACATGTGCCGGTGGTCAAACGCCTAACCCGTATGCCCGTGTGCGTAGATCCGTCTCATTCGGTAGGGTCTCGTGCCGCGTCACCTGATGGCATCATGGATATGATGCATGTGACGGCCCAGGGGGTACTGGCCGGTGCGAATATGGTGCTGGTGGATTTTCACCCTCAACCGCCTAAGGCGCTGGTGGACGGCCCGCAAGCCATGTTGCTTGATGAGTTGCCATATTTTCTGGAAGATGTGCAGATCGCAAGGGATGCGTATCTTGCCAGGGTTGCGTTGCGCGAGCGTCAAAACTAG
- a CDS encoding pyrimidine 5'-nucleotidase has translation MLWIFDLDNTLHDAGAHIFPHINRSMTAYLQEHLQLSEADANALRQHYWHRYGATLSGLMRHHGTDPDHFLYHTHQFPELERMVVRAPRLRAVLRSLPGKKVVFSNAPRHYALAVLKLLKVADLFDDVIAVEHTRYRPKPDLYGFRHVMRRHRVRASHCVMVEDSLENLQAAKRLGMQTVWVNAGNRYPACVDLKISDIVQLPAAAKGLIKYS, from the coding sequence GTGTTGTGGATTTTTGATCTGGACAACACGCTGCACGATGCTGGTGCGCACATTTTTCCGCACATCAATCGCAGCATGACCGCCTACCTTCAAGAGCATCTGCAATTGTCCGAAGCCGATGCGAACGCGTTGCGTCAGCACTACTGGCACCGGTACGGCGCAACCTTGAGCGGGCTGATGCGCCATCACGGCACCGATCCCGATCACTTCCTGTATCACACCCATCAGTTTCCGGAGCTAGAGCGCATGGTCGTTCGCGCCCCCCGCCTGCGTGCGGTATTGCGCAGTCTGCCCGGCAAAAAAGTCGTTTTTTCGAACGCCCCGCGCCATTACGCGCTGGCGGTATTGAAATTATTGAAAGTGGCGGACCTTTTCGATGACGTCATTGCGGTCGAGCATACGCGCTATCGGCCTAAGCCTGATTTGTACGGATTCAGGCATGTGATGCGCCGTCACCGGGTGCGTGCGTCGCACTGCGTGATGGTCGAAGACAGCCTGGAAAATCTGCAGGCGGCCAAACGACTGGGGATGCAGACGGTCTGGGTTAATGCCGGCAACCGGTATCCTGCCTGTGTCGATCTGAAAATCAGCGATATCGTGCAACTGCCGGCTGCGGCAAAAGGGCTTATCAAATATTCCTAA
- the argB gene encoding acetylglutamate kinase codes for MPLSQATAELKALVLSEALPYIQRFFDKTIVIKYGGNAMTDPALQEGFARDVVLLKLVGMNPVVVHGGGPQINELLKRVGKEGHFIQGMRVTDEETMDVVEMVLGKVNKDIVNLINRHGGKAVGLTGQDGSFIRAKKLLLESDKVPGEMLDIGLVGDINKIDPSIISFLDSGDFIPVIAPIGVGPDGETLNINADVVAGKLAEVLNAEKLVLLTNTPGVLDKDGTLLTGLTPSQIDEMVADGTLSGGMLPKISSALDAARSGVRSVHIIDGRVQHALLLEILTDEGVGTLIKSK; via the coding sequence ATGCCGTTGTCTCAAGCCACTGCGGAACTCAAAGCCCTCGTGCTGTCCGAGGCGCTGCCCTATATTCAGCGTTTTTTCGACAAGACCATCGTCATCAAATACGGCGGCAATGCGATGACGGATCCTGCGTTGCAGGAAGGTTTTGCGCGCGATGTGGTGCTGTTGAAACTGGTCGGCATGAATCCGGTCGTCGTGCACGGCGGCGGGCCGCAGATCAACGAACTGCTCAAGCGCGTCGGCAAGGAAGGGCATTTCATTCAGGGTATGCGCGTCACCGACGAAGAGACCATGGATGTGGTTGAGATGGTGCTGGGTAAGGTCAACAAGGACATCGTCAACCTGATTAACCGTCACGGTGGTAAGGCGGTAGGATTGACAGGTCAGGATGGCTCGTTCATCCGCGCGAAAAAACTGCTGCTGGAAAGCGATAAAGTGCCGGGTGAAATGCTCGATATCGGCCTGGTTGGCGATATCAATAAAATCGATCCGTCGATCATCTCTTTTCTGGATTCAGGCGATTTCATTCCTGTCATCGCACCGATCGGTGTCGGGCCTGACGGTGAAACTTTAAATATCAACGCCGACGTGGTGGCCGGTAAACTGGCGGAAGTGCTGAACGCCGAAAAGCTGGTGCTGCTGACCAATACGCCGGGGGTGCTGGACAAAGATGGCACACTGCTGACCGGGCTGACTCCCTCGCAAATCGACGAAATGGTTGCCGATGGCACGCTGTCCGGCGGTATGTTGCCTAAAATCAGCTCGGCGCTCGATGCGGCGCGCAGCGGCGTGCGTTCGGTGCACATCATCGACGGCCGGGTGCAGCATGCCCTGTTGCTGGAAATTCTGACCGACGAGGGTGTGGGTACACTGATCAAGAGCAAGTAG
- a CDS encoding copper chaperone PCu(A)C encodes MNKLFKVCGLLGALLLTASVYASDIQVLGASSRATAPGQDSAMVDLTIVSAKAAQLVGFSSPACKTAEMHSMSHENGMMTMRQVKVIDLPAGRRVTLGESGFHLMLMGLKSSLKAGERVPLTLNVKVGDKDFKIDASAEITPLVGGAHEHMHH; translated from the coding sequence ATGAATAAATTGTTCAAAGTGTGCGGTTTGTTGGGCGCGTTGTTGCTGACGGCCAGTGTTTATGCAAGCGACATTCAAGTGTTGGGCGCATCGTCACGCGCAACAGCTCCCGGGCAAGACAGCGCGATGGTGGATTTGACGATAGTCAGTGCAAAGGCTGCGCAGTTGGTTGGTTTTTCCAGTCCTGCCTGCAAAACGGCAGAAATGCACAGCATGTCGCATGAAAACGGCATGATGACGATGCGTCAGGTAAAAGTGATCGACTTGCCCGCGGGCCGCCGTGTGACGCTGGGCGAGAGCGGATTTCATCTGATGCTGATGGGTTTGAAATCGTCACTCAAGGCGGGTGAGCGTGTTCCTTTGACGCTGAACGTTAAGGTCGGCGACAAGGACTTCAAAATCGATGCCAGCGCAGAGATTACGCCGCTGGTGGGTGGTGCGCACGAGCATATGCATCATTAA